Proteins from a genomic interval of Prionailurus viverrinus isolate Anna chromosome F2, UM_Priviv_1.0, whole genome shotgun sequence:
- the TRMT12 gene encoding tRNA wybutosine-synthesizing protein 2 homolog isoform X1 codes for MAAATSPRQRRRICPQAHQPFVPACHFDVTSGSGGRCARSSSCCCCGGDPGPGEWSLSESRGGTRREWGTSSMEREGGKNAPVVAVVTEPRFTQRYREYLEKQKLLDRQHRVAKMPDGTVALPVLGEALREQHLRELRNCVAPGSTCIVTQLLDPVPSKKAQSCSPAQRLCLEVSRWVEGRGVTWSAELEADLPRSWQRHGNLLLLSEDCFQAKQWKNLEPELWETVASALGVRRVAKRGRVSPDGTRTPAVTLLLGDHGWVEHVDNGIRYKFDVTRCMFSFGNITEKLRVASLPCAREVLVDLYAGIGYFTLPFLVHAGAAFVHACEWNPHAVVALRTNLEINGVADRCQIHFGDNRKLKLSNIADRVNLGLIPSSEEGWPIACQVLKQDAGGILHIHQNVESFPGKNLQPLGSSEMGKEHWPYPQQIITNQGTNGATGDSRRKTLPAATKPEWQRWAESAETRIATLLRQVHGKPWKTQILHIQPVKSYAPHVDHIVLDLECRPCPLVG; via the coding sequence ATGGCGGCAGCAACGTCTCCACGGCAACGGCGACGCATTTGTCCGCAAGCGCACCAACCTTTTGTTCCGGCCTGCCATTTTGACGTCACTTCCGGCTCCGGCGGGCGGTGTGCGCGCAGCTCTTCCTGTTGCTGCTGCGGTGGAGATCCCGGTCCTGGTGAGTGGAGTCTGAGTGAGTCTCGCGGAGGGACTCGGAGAGAATGGGGCACCAGCAGCATGGAAAGGGAAGGTGGGAAGAACGCGCCTGTTGTCGCAGTTGTGACTGAGCCTCGGTTTACCCAGCGATACAGGGAATATCTCGAGAAGCAGAAACTCTTGGATAGACAGCACCGTGTGGCAAAGATGCCGGATGGCACCGTGGCGCTACCCGTGCTGGGCGAGGCTCTCCGTGAACAGCACCTGCGGGAGCTGAGGAATTGTgtggccccaggcagcacctgtATAGTAACCCAGCTCCTGGATCCTGTTCCCTCCAAGAAGGCTCAGAGTTGTTCACCTGCCCAAAGGCTGTGTCTTGAAGTGAGTCGCTGGGTAGAGGGCCGGGGAGTGACGTGGTCAGCTGAGTTGGAGGCTGATTTGCCCCGATCTTGGCAACGACATGGTAACCTCTTGTTGCTGAGTGAAGACTGTTTCCAAGCCAAGCAGTGGAAAAATCTGGAACCAGAACTCTGGGAGACTGTTGCGTCGGCCCTTGGCGTCCGTCGTGTGGCCAAACGAGGGCGGGTATCACCAGACGGCACTCGAACACCAGCCGTGACTCTGCTGCTGGGCGACCATGGCTGGGTAGAGCATGTCGATAATGGGATCCGATATAAGTTTGACGTGACCCGGTGCATGTTCTCCTTCGGAAACATCACGGAGAAGCTTCGAGTGGCATCGCTGCCCTGTGCCAGAGAGGTGCTGGTGGATCTCTACGCAGGGATTGGCTATTTTACGTTGCCCTTCCTGGTCCATGCTGGCGCTGCCTTCGTCCACGCCTGTGAGTGGAACCCCCATGCTGTAGTTGCCCTGAGAACTAATCTTGAGATCAATGGAGTGGCAGATCGGTGCCAAATACACTTTGGGGATAACAGAAAACTGAAGCTCTCAAACATTGCAGACAGGGTGAACCTGGGGCTGATTCCCAGCTCTGAAGAAGGCTGGCCCATTGCCTGCCAGGTGCTAAAACAGGATGCTGGGGGCATTTTGCATATCCACCAAAATGTGGAATCTTTCCCAGGGAAGAATCTCCAGCCTCTTGGAAGCAGTGAAATGGGGAAGGAGCATTGGCCTTATCCTCAGCAAATTATCACCAACCAAGGGACAAATGGAGCTACCGGGGATTCTAGGAGAAAAACACTGCCAGCAGCCACCAAACCAGAGTGGCAGAGGTGGGCAGAATCTGCAGAAACTCGTATTGCCACCCTTCTTCGGCAGGTGCACGGGAAACCATGGAAGACACAAATCCTGCACATCCAACCAGTGAAATCCTACGCTCCCCATGTGGACCACATAGTCTTGGATCTGGAATGCCGCCCCTGCCCTCTAGTTGGCTAG
- the TRMT12 gene encoding tRNA wybutosine-synthesizing protein 2 homolog isoform X3, protein MAAATSPRQRRRICPQAHQPFVPACHFDVTSGSGGRCARSSSCCCCGGDPGPGEWSLSESRGGTRREWGTSSMEREGGKNAPVVAVVTEPRFTQRYREYLEKQKLLDRQHRVAKMPDGTVALPVLGEALREQHLRELRNCVAPGSTCIVTQLLDPVPSKKAQSCSPAQRLCLEVSRWVEGRGVTWSAELEADLPRSWQRHGNLLLLSEDCFQAKQWKNLEPELWETVASALGVRRVAKRGRVSPDGTRTPAVTLLLGDHGWVEHVDNGIRYKFDVTRCMFSFGNITEKLRVASLPCAREVLVDLYAGIGYFTLPFLVHAGAAFVHACARETMEDTNPAHPTSEILRSPCGPHSLGSGMPPLPSSWLEKVDPETQGSTCGHQGQREEL, encoded by the exons ATGGCGGCAGCAACGTCTCCACGGCAACGGCGACGCATTTGTCCGCAAGCGCACCAACCTTTTGTTCCGGCCTGCCATTTTGACGTCACTTCCGGCTCCGGCGGGCGGTGTGCGCGCAGCTCTTCCTGTTGCTGCTGCGGTGGAGATCCCGGTCCTGGTGAGTGGAGTCTGAGTGAGTCTCGCGGAGGGACTCGGAGAGAATGGGGCACCAGCAGCATGGAAAGGGAAGGTGGGAAGAACGCGCCTGTTGTCGCAGTTGTGACTGAGCCTCGGTTTACCCAGCGATACAGGGAATATCTCGAGAAGCAGAAACTCTTGGATAGACAGCACCGTGTGGCAAAGATGCCGGATGGCACCGTGGCGCTACCCGTGCTGGGCGAGGCTCTCCGTGAACAGCACCTGCGGGAGCTGAGGAATTGTgtggccccaggcagcacctgtATAGTAACCCAGCTCCTGGATCCTGTTCCCTCCAAGAAGGCTCAGAGTTGTTCACCTGCCCAAAGGCTGTGTCTTGAAGTGAGTCGCTGGGTAGAGGGCCGGGGAGTGACGTGGTCAGCTGAGTTGGAGGCTGATTTGCCCCGATCTTGGCAACGACATGGTAACCTCTTGTTGCTGAGTGAAGACTGTTTCCAAGCCAAGCAGTGGAAAAATCTGGAACCAGAACTCTGGGAGACTGTTGCGTCGGCCCTTGGCGTCCGTCGTGTGGCCAAACGAGGGCGGGTATCACCAGACGGCACTCGAACACCAGCCGTGACTCTGCTGCTGGGCGACCATGGCTGGGTAGAGCATGTCGATAATGGGATCCGATATAAGTTTGACGTGACCCGGTGCATGTTCTCCTTCGGAAACATCACGGAGAAGCTTCGAGTGGCATCGCTGCCCTGTGCCAGAGAGGTGCTGGTGGATCTCTACGCAGGGATTGGCTATTTTACGTTGCCCTTCCTGGTCCATGCTGGCGCTGCCTTCGTCCACGCCT GTGCACGGGAAACCATGGAAGACACAAATCCTGCACATCCAACCAGTGAAATCCTACGCTCCCCATGTGGACCACATAGTCTTGGATCTGGAATGCCGCCCCTGCCCTCTAGTTGGCTAGAGAAGGTGGATCCTGAGACCCAAGGATCTACGT GTGGACATCAGGGCCAACGTGAGGAGCTCTAG
- the TRMT12 gene encoding tRNA wybutosine-synthesizing protein 2 homolog isoform X2, with protein MAAATSPRQRRRICPQAHQPFVPACHFDVTSGSGGRCARSSSCCCCGGDPGPGEWSLSESRGGTRREWGTSSMEREGGKNAPVVAVVTEPRFTQRYREYLEKQKLLDRQHRVAKMPDGTVALPVLGEALREQHLRELRNCVAPGSTCIVTQLLDPVPSKKAQSCSPAQRLCLEVSRWVEGRGVTWSAELEADLPRSWQRHGNLLLLSEDCFQAKQWKNLEPELWETVASALGVRRVAKRGRVSPDGTRTPAVTLLLGDHGWVEHVDNGIRYKFDVTRCMFSFGNITEKLRVASLPCAREVLVDLYAGIGYFTLPFLVHAGAAFVHACARETMEDTNPAHPTSEILRSPCGPHSLGSGMPPLPSSWLEKVDPETQGSTFFSEHLLDWPGQKEAPNGTEEKRLK; from the exons ATGGCGGCAGCAACGTCTCCACGGCAACGGCGACGCATTTGTCCGCAAGCGCACCAACCTTTTGTTCCGGCCTGCCATTTTGACGTCACTTCCGGCTCCGGCGGGCGGTGTGCGCGCAGCTCTTCCTGTTGCTGCTGCGGTGGAGATCCCGGTCCTGGTGAGTGGAGTCTGAGTGAGTCTCGCGGAGGGACTCGGAGAGAATGGGGCACCAGCAGCATGGAAAGGGAAGGTGGGAAGAACGCGCCTGTTGTCGCAGTTGTGACTGAGCCTCGGTTTACCCAGCGATACAGGGAATATCTCGAGAAGCAGAAACTCTTGGATAGACAGCACCGTGTGGCAAAGATGCCGGATGGCACCGTGGCGCTACCCGTGCTGGGCGAGGCTCTCCGTGAACAGCACCTGCGGGAGCTGAGGAATTGTgtggccccaggcagcacctgtATAGTAACCCAGCTCCTGGATCCTGTTCCCTCCAAGAAGGCTCAGAGTTGTTCACCTGCCCAAAGGCTGTGTCTTGAAGTGAGTCGCTGGGTAGAGGGCCGGGGAGTGACGTGGTCAGCTGAGTTGGAGGCTGATTTGCCCCGATCTTGGCAACGACATGGTAACCTCTTGTTGCTGAGTGAAGACTGTTTCCAAGCCAAGCAGTGGAAAAATCTGGAACCAGAACTCTGGGAGACTGTTGCGTCGGCCCTTGGCGTCCGTCGTGTGGCCAAACGAGGGCGGGTATCACCAGACGGCACTCGAACACCAGCCGTGACTCTGCTGCTGGGCGACCATGGCTGGGTAGAGCATGTCGATAATGGGATCCGATATAAGTTTGACGTGACCCGGTGCATGTTCTCCTTCGGAAACATCACGGAGAAGCTTCGAGTGGCATCGCTGCCCTGTGCCAGAGAGGTGCTGGTGGATCTCTACGCAGGGATTGGCTATTTTACGTTGCCCTTCCTGGTCCATGCTGGCGCTGCCTTCGTCCACGCCT GTGCACGGGAAACCATGGAAGACACAAATCCTGCACATCCAACCAGTGAAATCCTACGCTCCCCATGTGGACCACATAGTCTTGGATCTGGAATGCCGCCCCTGCCCTCTAGTTGGCTAGAGAAGGTGGATCCTGAGACCCAAGGATCTACGT TCTTCTCTGAGCACTTGCTGGATTGGCCTGGTCAGAAAGAGGCACCTAATGGAACCgaggaaaaaagactgaaatga